In Desulfuribacillus stibiiarsenatis, a genomic segment contains:
- a CDS encoding AbrB/MazE/SpoVT family DNA-binding domain-containing protein: protein MMMKGHGRGHGHGHIHSHGKCYGSTAMGERGQIVIPAEAREELDIQPGEKMIVFGNARKGTLIIIKSDIMARFADMMMQKASFLEELFGTKKKSNKKAEQDLTEEDDSEDATDTNK, encoded by the coding sequence ATGATGATGAAGGGACACGGTCGAGGACATGGGCATGGACACATACATTCACACGGTAAATGCTACGGTTCAACAGCTATGGGGGAACGCGGACAAATCGTAATTCCAGCGGAGGCTAGAGAAGAGTTAGACATTCAACCAGGGGAAAAGATGATTGTTTTTGGAAATGCGAGAAAAGGAACATTAATTATTATCAAGTCGGATATTATGGCGAGATTCGCAGATATGATGATGCAGAAAGCAAGTTTTTTAGAAGAGTTATTCGGCACTAAGAAGAAGTCTAACAAGAAGGCGGAGCAAGACCTAACGGAAGAAGATGATAGTGAAGATGCCACAGATACTAATAAATAA
- a CDS encoding ABC1 kinase family protein: MKHYIKLLFNDRFRKVFFLFLYSGLQFWWLGKIKKFISTEASNRRYKELYQEQAVKFTNTAIELQGLLIKLGQFFSSRVDILPKEYTDELSKLQDAVQPVDAKLIRIRMETELGTSIDNVFSEFSEQAIAAASLGQVHKARLKNGQEVAVKVLRPGIEEIIAIDLQTLRIIIAVLKRFTKFAQSVDLDDVNQEFHETINDELDYVKEGKSAEQFQANFADEPRIYVPKIYWDYTTEKLLVLEYIDGVKITDLYAVKEFNIASDLAETIFSSYLKQVLVHGFFHADPHPGNLLVTKEGTLVFIDFGMMGYVQKNMKESMVKLVTAVFKRDAGAVVEALDHVGFLRPNADKNVLIKSIKILLNNVFGDMENNVKNIDLNELAIEVRELMYSQPFQIPARTTFLGKALITLAGICRGLDENFDAIKVSTPYISELLPGMEGSPGNDSGSNSNRAFLFDQAKTIALDVIAIPEKLNRMIDGLETGELRFHPSKTFEQNMLEHQSEIASRVIRTIITAGVGVIGAILYNGDAQQLGSILMVVSGFTGLGLFFGRSSNKQGRRKRPRFHP, encoded by the coding sequence GTGAAACATTATATTAAGCTACTATTCAATGATCGATTTCGCAAAGTTTTCTTTCTTTTTCTATATTCTGGTTTACAGTTTTGGTGGCTAGGCAAAATCAAAAAATTCATATCTACGGAGGCATCGAATCGCAGATACAAAGAACTCTATCAAGAGCAGGCGGTAAAGTTCACAAACACAGCGATTGAACTCCAGGGATTGTTAATTAAATTAGGGCAGTTTTTCAGTTCAAGGGTCGACATACTTCCTAAAGAATATACTGACGAGTTATCGAAGCTTCAGGATGCAGTCCAACCAGTAGACGCAAAGCTTATAAGAATACGCATGGAAACGGAGTTAGGGACTTCGATTGACAATGTCTTCTCTGAGTTTTCCGAGCAAGCGATTGCAGCTGCCTCATTAGGGCAGGTGCATAAGGCTAGGCTTAAAAATGGGCAAGAGGTAGCTGTAAAAGTTTTGCGCCCAGGAATCGAAGAGATTATCGCCATCGATTTACAAACCTTACGAATCATTATCGCTGTTTTGAAAAGGTTTACCAAGTTTGCGCAATCAGTAGACTTAGACGATGTGAATCAAGAATTCCATGAGACAATCAACGATGAATTGGATTATGTGAAAGAAGGTAAGAGCGCTGAACAATTCCAAGCGAATTTTGCAGATGAACCAAGAATTTATGTTCCTAAGATATACTGGGACTATACGACGGAGAAGCTCCTTGTCTTAGAATATATTGATGGTGTCAAAATTACAGACCTTTACGCAGTAAAGGAATTTAATATTGCGTCTGATTTAGCAGAAACGATTTTCTCATCTTACTTAAAGCAAGTGTTAGTTCATGGATTCTTCCATGCCGACCCACATCCGGGGAATCTTCTGGTTACGAAGGAAGGCACACTGGTTTTCATCGATTTCGGGATGATGGGGTATGTACAGAAGAACATGAAGGAGAGTATGGTCAAACTTGTAACTGCCGTATTCAAAAGGGATGCTGGAGCTGTTGTTGAGGCATTAGATCATGTAGGTTTTCTTCGTCCTAATGCTGATAAAAACGTATTGATTAAGAGTATCAAGATACTGCTCAATAATGTCTTCGGAGATATGGAGAACAATGTCAAAAATATCGATTTAAATGAATTAGCCATTGAAGTTCGAGAGCTAATGTACTCGCAACCGTTCCAGATTCCAGCTAGAACTACCTTCTTAGGAAAAGCATTGATTACTCTAGCAGGGATTTGTCGAGGATTAGATGAGAATTTTGACGCGATCAAAGTCAGTACTCCATATATCTCGGAACTCCTGCCTGGTATGGAAGGCTCCCCAGGCAATGATTCTGGTTCCAATAGTAATCGCGCATTTCTATTCGATCAAGCGAAGACAATTGCTCTAGACGTAATTGCAATCCCAGAGAAATTAAATCGTATGATTGATGGATTAGAGACAGGGGAATTACGTTTCCATCCTTCTAAGACCTTCGAACAGAATATGCTAGAGCATCAATCGGAGATTGCGAGTCGGGTAATACGGACGATTATAACAGCGGGTGTTGGTGTAATAGGAGCGATTCTATACAATGGAGATGCCCAACAGTTGGGAAGCATTCTAATGGTTGTAAGTGGTTTCACTGGGCTTGGATTGTTTTTCGGGAGAAGTAGTAATAAGCAAGGAAGGCGGAAAAGGCCGAGATTTCACCCGTAA
- a CDS encoding KamA family radical SAM protein, with protein sequence MPKHKQLRLLFDENPGLFDQLRQARTLEEAREEALMYVLKYESITLNTTDYNHPMERSVARKCINTLRNMLSKRSEELTGFSAIEAIWKLSKGRQEKFTKGFIREMRHLFKGMKGTTGLYTIDPESDAAEDNISNDSRTISRQRSYVLDGIAAKAHNWVKKYKSGLEREVVQRRKENKQRILEYFKATEEDWNSWEWQCRNVIRDAKMASDLINLTDDEKYSIAISRKHGIPFGITPYYAMLMDRKTDRVHDNAIRAQVIPPLEYSMFMANAKEGRGEELDFMGENDTSPEDLITRRYPMISIFKPYNTCAQICVYCQRNWEINDVLAKDSQAPQRKLEKAMEWYKAHPEITEILVTGGDPAIMSDAVMKHILDRIRELPQITRIRIGTRTPVVLPMRFSEEYADLLASYQIPGKREICVMTHFEHPYEVTPEAMDAVQKLRHRGISVYNQGVYTMENARRFEMVALRKALRLIGVDPYYTFNTKGKEEMRDYRIPIARLIQEQTEEARLNPGLERTDEAVFNIPRLGKNYLRAGQDHEVIMVLPEGERVYEFYPWDMSTTDVSPYLHIDLPIDEFLDKIQDKGEDPQDYRSIWYYL encoded by the coding sequence ATGCCAAAGCACAAACAATTAAGACTGTTATTTGATGAAAATCCAGGATTGTTTGATCAACTGAGGCAAGCGAGGACGCTAGAGGAAGCCAGAGAAGAAGCACTTATGTATGTACTGAAATATGAATCCATTACCTTGAATACGACTGATTATAACCATCCGATGGAAAGGTCCGTAGCGCGAAAGTGTATTAACACTTTACGGAATATGTTATCCAAACGGAGTGAGGAACTTACAGGTTTTAGTGCGATTGAGGCTATATGGAAATTGTCCAAAGGGCGGCAGGAGAAGTTCACGAAAGGCTTTATTCGAGAGATGCGACATCTCTTTAAGGGCATGAAGGGAACAACTGGATTATATACAATTGATCCAGAATCAGATGCGGCGGAAGATAATATAAGCAATGATAGTCGGACAATTTCCAGACAGCGCTCATATGTTTTAGATGGAATTGCAGCAAAGGCACATAACTGGGTAAAGAAGTATAAATCAGGGCTAGAGAGAGAAGTAGTTCAGAGAAGAAAAGAGAATAAGCAAAGAATTCTAGAATATTTTAAGGCGACTGAGGAAGATTGGAACAGTTGGGAGTGGCAATGCCGCAATGTAATTCGTGATGCGAAAATGGCAAGTGATCTCATTAATCTAACGGACGACGAGAAGTATTCGATTGCCATATCTCGTAAGCACGGAATTCCTTTTGGTATTACTCCATATTATGCGATGCTTATGGACAGAAAAACAGATCGTGTTCATGACAACGCCATTCGAGCACAAGTGATTCCACCATTAGAATATTCTATGTTCATGGCGAATGCGAAGGAAGGTAGAGGCGAAGAGCTTGATTTCATGGGAGAAAATGATACTTCACCAGAGGATTTAATCACTAGAAGATATCCGATGATTTCTATCTTCAAACCCTATAATACTTGTGCACAAATTTGCGTGTACTGCCAACGAAATTGGGAGATAAACGATGTATTGGCTAAGGATTCGCAGGCTCCGCAGAGAAAGCTAGAAAAAGCCATGGAATGGTATAAGGCCCACCCTGAAATTACAGAAATCTTAGTCACCGGCGGCGATCCTGCAATTATGTCTGATGCCGTAATGAAGCATATATTAGATCGTATTCGTGAGTTGCCGCAGATTACTAGAATACGCATAGGTACTAGAACACCTGTCGTATTACCGATGCGATTTTCCGAAGAGTATGCAGATTTACTAGCGTCGTATCAGATTCCGGGGAAAAGAGAAATTTGTGTGATGACGCACTTCGAGCATCCTTATGAGGTTACGCCTGAGGCGATGGATGCTGTACAAAAGCTACGACATCGAGGGATTTCTGTCTATAACCAAGGGGTATATACGATGGAGAATGCTCGCCGTTTTGAAATGGTAGCCTTACGCAAGGCACTGCGGTTAATTGGTGTCGACCCGTATTATACGTTTAATACCAAAGGCAAAGAAGAAATGCGAGATTATCGGATTCCAATTGCCAGATTAATCCAAGAGCAGACGGAAGAAGCAAGGTTGAATCCTGGTTTAGAGCGTACGGATGAAGCAGTGTTCAATATTCCTAGACTTGGCAAGAATTATCTAAGGGCTGGACAGGACCATGAAGTCATCATGGTATTGCCTGAAGGAGAGAGAGTTTACGAGTTCTATCCTTGGGATATGAGTACAACGGATGTGTCTCCATATCTTCATATTGATTTGCCAATCGATGAATTCCTAGACAAGATACAAGATAAAGGGGAAGATCCACAGGATTATAGAAGTATTTGGTACTATTTATAA